Proteins from a single region of Metallibacterium scheffleri:
- the pgi gene encoding glucose-6-phosphate isomerase, which yields MSTARRIDPWQALQKHHARLDKLHLRTLFEQDPRRVQRYTREAAGWRLDYSKHRIDAASLDALFELARAVQLEARRDAMFSGEKVNFTEHRAALHTALRAPADAVILVDGVNVVPEVHAVLAQMRAFSDAVRSGAWRGHSGRPIRNIVNIGIGGSDLGPVMAHEALRWYGDRRLALRFVSNIDGTDFQEAVRGLRPDETLFIVASKTFTTLETMTNAHSARDWLLASCGGDKRAVARHFVALSTNLDAVEAFGIARANAFAFWDWVGGRYSMDSAIGLSTMIAIGAPAFMDMLAGFHAMDEHFRQAPLEQNLPVIMGLLNVWYGNFFGSETVAVLPYAQYLKRFPAYLQQLTMESNGKSVRRDGKRVDYTTGAVFWGEPGTNGQHSFYQLIHQGTRLIPCDFIAFAHALEPLGRHQDLLLANVIAQAEALAFGKSAAQVRAEGAPAALVPHKVFEGNRPSSLLLADKLTPAALGSLVALYEHSVFTQACVWDINPFDQWGVELGKQLALRVAGEIEAPRKRLQHDASTNAAIQWYRQARGHAAPRRNGHHTLVLDVGGSHVKAMIQGHRSEIKIVSGPTLTPQQMLKDLHKALRGAAFDRVSVGFPAPVVHGRILHEPANLGTGWVNFDFEQAFACPVRVLNDAAMQALGSYAGGRMLFLGLGTGLGSAMIVDGRVEAMELAHLPYRKRSYEYYVSDAYREQHRKKWRDNVFEIIALLRKGLRPEYIVLGGGNVKHLDELPDGVRRGDNANAFSGGFRLWEDLA from the coding sequence ATGAGTACCGCACGTCGCATCGACCCCTGGCAAGCCCTGCAAAAACACCACGCGCGCCTCGACAAACTGCATCTGCGCACGCTGTTCGAGCAGGACCCGCGGCGCGTGCAGCGCTACACGCGCGAAGCCGCCGGCTGGCGCCTGGACTACTCCAAGCACCGTATCGATGCGGCCAGCCTCGACGCCTTGTTTGAACTGGCCCGCGCGGTGCAGCTCGAAGCGCGCCGCGATGCCATGTTCAGCGGCGAAAAGGTCAACTTCACCGAACACCGCGCCGCGCTGCACACCGCGCTGCGCGCGCCGGCCGACGCGGTGATCCTGGTCGATGGCGTCAACGTGGTGCCCGAGGTGCACGCCGTGCTTGCGCAGATGCGCGCGTTCAGTGACGCGGTGCGCAGCGGTGCCTGGCGCGGGCACAGCGGCCGGCCGATCCGCAACATCGTCAACATCGGCATCGGCGGCTCCGATCTGGGCCCGGTGATGGCCCATGAGGCGCTGCGCTGGTATGGCGATCGTCGGCTAGCGCTGCGCTTCGTGTCCAACATCGACGGCACCGATTTCCAGGAAGCCGTGCGCGGCCTGCGCCCCGACGAGACGCTGTTCATCGTCGCTTCCAAGACCTTCACCACGCTGGAGACCATGACCAACGCGCACAGCGCGCGCGACTGGCTGCTGGCTTCATGCGGTGGCGACAAGCGCGCGGTGGCGCGGCATTTCGTGGCGCTGTCCACCAATCTCGACGCGGTCGAGGCCTTCGGCATCGCGCGTGCGAACGCCTTTGCCTTCTGGGACTGGGTGGGCGGTCGCTACTCGATGGACTCCGCGATCGGCCTGTCCACGATGATCGCCATTGGCGCGCCGGCGTTCATGGACATGCTGGCCGGCTTCCACGCCATGGACGAACACTTCCGCCAGGCGCCGCTTGAGCAGAATCTGCCGGTGATTATGGGTCTGCTGAACGTCTGGTACGGCAATTTTTTCGGCAGCGAGACCGTGGCCGTGCTGCCCTACGCGCAATATCTCAAGCGCTTTCCGGCCTACCTGCAGCAGTTGACCATGGAGTCCAACGGCAAGTCGGTGCGGCGCGACGGCAAGCGCGTGGACTACACCACCGGCGCCGTGTTCTGGGGCGAGCCCGGCACCAATGGCCAGCATTCGTTCTACCAGTTGATCCACCAGGGCACGCGCCTGATCCCCTGCGACTTCATCGCATTCGCGCACGCGCTGGAGCCGCTGGGCCGGCATCAGGATCTGCTGCTGGCCAACGTCATCGCACAGGCCGAAGCGCTGGCTTTCGGCAAGAGCGCGGCGCAGGTGCGTGCCGAAGGCGCACCGGCGGCGCTGGTGCCGCACAAGGTGTTCGAGGGCAATCGTCCTTCCAGCCTGTTGCTGGCCGACAAGCTCACCCCCGCTGCGCTGGGCAGCCTGGTGGCGTTGTACGAGCACAGCGTATTCACCCAGGCCTGCGTGTGGGACATCAACCCATTCGACCAGTGGGGCGTGGAACTCGGCAAGCAGCTGGCGCTGCGCGTGGCCGGCGAAATCGAAGCGCCGCGCAAGCGGCTGCAGCACGATGCCTCCACCAATGCGGCGATCCAGTGGTACCGGCAGGCGCGCGGTCACGCTGCGCCGCGCCGCAACGGCCATCACACCCTGGTGCTGGATGTCGGCGGCAGCCACGTCAAGGCCATGATCCAGGGGCACCGCAGCGAGATCAAGATCGTCTCCGGCCCCACGCTGACCCCGCAGCAGATGCTCAAGGATCTGCACAAGGCGCTGCGCGGCGCGGCGTTCGATCGCGTCAGCGTCGGCTTCCCGGCGCCGGTGGTGCACGGGCGCATCCTGCACGAGCCGGCCAACCTCGGCACGGGCTGGGTGAATTTCGATTTCGAGCAGGCCTTTGCCTGCCCGGTGCGCGTGCTCAATGACGCCGCCATGCAGGCGCTGGGCAGCTACGCCGGCGGGCGCATGCTGTTTCTCGGGCTGGGCACCGGCCTCGGTTCGGCGATGATCGTCGATGGCCGTGTCGAGGCCATGGAGCTGGCGCACCTGCCGTATCGCAAGCGCAGCTACGAGTACTACGTCAGCGACGCGTACCGCGAGCAGCACAGGAAGAAGTGGCGCGACAACGTGTTCGAGATCATCGCGCTGCTGCGCAAGGGGCTGCGGCCCGAATACATCGTGCTCGGCGGCGGCAACGTCAAGCATCTGGATGAGCTGCCCGATGGTGTGCGTCGCGGCGACAACGCCAACGCCTTCAGCGGCGGTTTCCGACTCTGGGAGGATCTGGCATGA
- the gnd gene encoding phosphogluconate dehydrogenase (NAD(+)-dependent, decarboxylating) translates to MHLGFVGLGRMGLNMAARLHHGGISCVGYDANPKARAALRKLGATAAASLRELVTALPTPRAVWLMVPAGVVDSVLDELLPLLARGDCVIDGGNSHYTEDLRRAERLRKRGVDAMDVGVSGGVWGRERGYCLMIGGPKPAFKRLEPVFATLAPGVAAAPRTAGRKGKPDMAEQGYLHCGPNGAGHFVKMVHNGIEYAVMAAYAEGFNVLKHANAGRAAQESDAETTPLEYPEHYRYDLPVGEISELWRRGTVIGSWLLDLTAEEMLQDDELKAYAGRVSDSGEGRWTLQAAIDEGVPATQLAAALFARFSSRGNALYANQVMSAMRHAFGGHAEKPAGGK, encoded by the coding sequence CTGCATCTGGGATTCGTGGGCCTCGGCCGCATGGGCCTGAACATGGCCGCGCGCCTGCATCACGGCGGCATTTCCTGCGTCGGCTACGACGCCAACCCCAAGGCGCGCGCGGCGCTGCGCAAGCTGGGCGCCACGGCCGCGGCTTCGCTGCGCGAACTGGTGACCGCGCTGCCGACGCCGCGCGCGGTGTGGCTGATGGTGCCGGCCGGCGTGGTCGACAGCGTGCTCGACGAGTTGCTGCCGCTGCTGGCCAGGGGTGATTGCGTGATCGACGGCGGCAACTCGCACTACACCGAGGACCTGCGCCGTGCCGAGCGCCTGCGCAAGCGTGGCGTCGATGCCATGGATGTCGGCGTCAGCGGCGGCGTGTGGGGTCGCGAGCGCGGCTATTGCCTGATGATCGGCGGGCCCAAACCCGCCTTCAAGCGGCTCGAACCCGTATTCGCCACGCTGGCGCCAGGCGTGGCCGCCGCGCCGCGCACCGCCGGGCGCAAGGGCAAACCGGACATGGCCGAGCAGGGCTATCTGCACTGCGGGCCCAACGGCGCCGGGCACTTCGTGAAGATGGTGCACAACGGCATCGAGTACGCGGTCATGGCGGCCTACGCCGAGGGTTTCAACGTGCTCAAGCACGCCAATGCCGGCCGCGCCGCGCAGGAATCCGATGCCGAAACCACGCCGCTGGAATATCCCGAGCACTACCGTTACGACCTGCCGGTTGGCGAAATCTCCGAGCTGTGGCGCCGTGGCACGGTGATCGGCTCGTGGCTGCTCGACCTCACCGCCGAGGAAATGCTGCAGGACGATGAGCTGAAAGCCTACGCCGGGCGCGTGTCGGATTCCGGCGAGGGCCGCTGGACGCTGCAGGCGGCCATCGACGAGGGCGTGCCGGCGACGCAACTGGCGGCGGCGCTGTTCGCGCGCTTCTCCTCGCGCGGCAACGCGCTGTACGCCAACCAGGTGATGTCGGCGATGCGCCATGCCTTCGGCGGTCACGCGGAGAAACCGGCCGGAGGCAAATGA
- the zwf gene encoding glucose-6-phosphate dehydrogenase produces the protein MAAQTLVILGATGDLTQRLLMPALYRLRRENLTADLRILGYAMEPWSRARFQSHIGKALRNFSEDYDARSAAAFVRQLDYISGQLTPEDLARIAGHLSPGTLFYLALPPPLFGTAAQALGAAGFAQAPRNGWRRLVVEKPFGTDLASAEQLRKQMHAHWDEAQVLRIDHFLGKEATQNLMVMRFANRLLEPVWNAQHIAQVQITYAETLGVEHRAAYYDKAGALRDMLQNHLMQLFSLAAMEPLSAWDGEVLRDHKVEVLRAVKPIDARNLAAHAVRGQYRAGRSGRSKLAGYRSEPGIPRASNTETFAALRLEIDNWRWQGVPFYLRSGKRLAGETSEIAVQFRRAAGPLPGLVQAGDSNWLVLRIKPEQRMDLELTAKRPGLKLEGRSVTLSAPYADAGDAGFSAYEQLLIDALAGERAHFLRFDEVEWAWRIVDPVLRAWQHGSPDFYPAGGEGPATQARLLDAGLRWRSIAATTADVAGTP, from the coding sequence ATGGCCGCGCAGACACTGGTGATTCTGGGTGCCACCGGCGATCTCACCCAACGCCTGCTGATGCCGGCGCTGTACCGCTTGCGCCGCGAGAACCTGACCGCGGATCTGCGTATCCTCGGTTACGCCATGGAGCCGTGGTCGCGCGCGCGCTTCCAGAGCCACATCGGCAAGGCCCTGCGCAATTTTTCCGAGGACTACGACGCGCGCAGCGCCGCCGCGTTCGTCAGGCAGCTCGACTACATCAGCGGCCAGCTCACGCCCGAGGACCTGGCGCGCATCGCCGGACACCTCAGCCCCGGCACGCTGTTTTACCTGGCGCTGCCACCACCGCTGTTCGGCACCGCCGCGCAGGCGCTGGGCGCGGCCGGTTTCGCGCAGGCGCCGCGCAACGGCTGGCGCCGGCTGGTGGTGGAGAAACCCTTCGGCACCGATCTGGCCAGCGCCGAGCAACTGCGCAAGCAGATGCACGCGCACTGGGACGAGGCGCAGGTGCTGCGCATCGACCACTTCCTTGGCAAGGAGGCCACGCAGAATCTCATGGTGATGCGTTTCGCCAACCGCCTGCTGGAGCCGGTGTGGAACGCGCAGCACATCGCCCAGGTGCAGATCACCTACGCCGAGACCCTCGGCGTCGAGCACCGTGCCGCCTACTACGACAAGGCCGGCGCGCTGCGTGACATGTTGCAGAACCACCTCATGCAGTTGTTCTCGCTGGCGGCGATGGAGCCGTTGTCGGCATGGGATGGCGAGGTGCTGCGCGATCACAAGGTCGAGGTGCTGCGCGCGGTCAAGCCGATCGACGCGCGCAATCTCGCCGCGCACGCGGTGCGCGGCCAGTACCGCGCCGGCCGCAGCGGGCGCAGCAAGCTGGCCGGCTACCGCAGCGAGCCCGGCATCCCGCGTGCTTCCAACACCGAAACCTTCGCCGCGCTGCGTCTCGAGATCGACAACTGGCGCTGGCAGGGCGTGCCGTTTTATCTGCGCAGCGGCAAGCGCCTGGCCGGCGAGACCTCGGAGATCGCGGTGCAATTCCGCCGCGCGGCCGGCCCGTTGCCAGGGCTGGTGCAGGCCGGCGACTCGAACTGGCTGGTGCTGCGCATCAAGCCCGAGCAGCGCATGGACCTGGAACTGACCGCCAAGCGCCCGGGGCTGAAGCTCGAAGGGCGCAGCGTCACGCTGAGCGCGCCGTATGCGGATGCCGGCGATGCGGGTTTTTCGGCCTACGAGCAATTGCTGATCGACGCGCTGGCCGGCGAACGCGCGCACTTCCTGCGCTTCGACGAGGTGGAATGGGCATGGCGCATCGTCGATCCGGTGCTGCGTGCCTGGCAGCACGGCAGCCCGGATTTCTACCCCGCCGGAGGCGAAGGCCCGGCCACGCAGGCGCGCCTGCTCGACGCCGGTCTGCGCTGGCGCAGCATCGCCGCGACCACGGCGGACGTCGCGGGTACGCCATGA
- a CDS encoding glycoside hydrolase family 15 protein, with the protein MNAPGWPGMPPAWSSSAKDIVGTALGAGRVWFTLGYGILDEVYWPSCSQPQIRDLGFIVAGADFWSEVKREQHYTLSTPEPEVPLPKVVHEHARYKLEFEVLADPLRDVVLIRYRLHGEGLRLYALLAPHLGGSGHDNTALVQAQGLAALKQNEALMLMADAGFARGSAGYVGVSDGWQDFQQHAAMTWTHASASNGNVALLGELNASHGVLALAFANTLEGAQTLARASLAHGYESARHGFIEGWKQWSRGLRCDIKDATARAAVRRAAMVLKVHDDRHHPGALIASLSIPWGNTRDDPGGYHLVWARDAVEAGFAMLACAHHEETRALLSYLIATQQDDGHWAQNFYTDGRAYWTGVQLDEAALPVLLAAKLDELGLLDGQRAAATAMARRALRFVARIGPFSPQDRWEENPGINPFTLAAAIAALVAGAAHGFLDARDARYALQLADDWNTRLESWVYVQDTGLDRAHGTRGHYVRIAPPGQDAQHSEVALKNRGRVVVAARDLLGLEYVYLVRLGLRAANDPRIADTTRLVDALLRVQTPTGAFYRRYNEDGYGEHHDGRAFDGSGVGRAWPLLAGERGVLAAQAGADARPYLDAMLASASLGGMLPEQVWDSDAIPARGLFPGRPTGSAMPLVWAHGELIKLVMAIQHHAPVEQLAAVVARYARAREPELQLWRPQAPATQCAAARPILIEGDASFVLHIGHDGWQDVRDIASTPSGLGMHGALLDCAALGGHDSIEFTRRFLDARDWEGRDWQLALVR; encoded by the coding sequence ATGAACGCGCCCGGCTGGCCGGGTATGCCGCCGGCGTGGAGCAGCAGCGCCAAGGACATCGTCGGCACCGCGCTGGGCGCAGGGCGGGTATGGTTCACGCTCGGCTACGGCATCCTCGATGAGGTGTACTGGCCTTCATGCAGCCAGCCGCAGATCCGCGACCTCGGCTTCATCGTTGCCGGCGCGGATTTCTGGAGCGAGGTCAAGCGCGAGCAGCACTACACGCTGAGCACGCCGGAGCCGGAAGTACCGTTGCCCAAAGTGGTACACGAGCACGCGCGCTACAAGCTCGAGTTCGAGGTGCTGGCCGATCCGCTGCGCGACGTGGTGCTGATCCGCTACCGCCTGCACGGCGAGGGGCTCAGGCTGTACGCGCTGCTGGCGCCGCATCTGGGTGGCTCCGGCCACGACAACACCGCGCTGGTGCAGGCGCAGGGCCTGGCCGCGCTCAAGCAGAACGAGGCGCTGATGCTGATGGCCGACGCCGGCTTCGCGCGCGGCAGTGCCGGTTACGTGGGCGTGTCCGACGGCTGGCAGGATTTCCAGCAGCACGCTGCGATGACCTGGACACATGCCAGCGCCAGCAACGGCAACGTGGCGCTGCTGGGCGAGTTGAACGCCAGCCATGGCGTATTGGCGCTGGCTTTCGCCAATACGCTGGAAGGCGCGCAGACGCTGGCGCGCGCGTCGCTGGCGCACGGCTACGAGTCGGCGCGGCATGGTTTCATCGAAGGCTGGAAGCAGTGGTCACGCGGCCTGCGATGCGACATCAAGGACGCGACCGCGCGCGCTGCCGTGCGCCGCGCGGCGATGGTGCTCAAGGTGCACGACGACCGTCACCATCCTGGCGCGCTGATCGCCAGCCTCAGCATTCCCTGGGGCAATACGCGCGATGACCCGGGCGGCTACCACCTGGTGTGGGCGCGCGATGCGGTCGAAGCCGGTTTCGCCATGCTCGCCTGCGCGCACCACGAGGAAACCCGCGCGCTGCTGTCCTACCTGATCGCCACGCAGCAGGACGACGGCCACTGGGCGCAGAACTTCTACACCGATGGCCGTGCGTACTGGACCGGCGTGCAGCTCGACGAGGCTGCGCTGCCGGTGCTGCTGGCGGCCAAGCTCGATGAGCTGGGATTGCTCGATGGCCAGCGCGCCGCGGCCACGGCGATGGCGCGACGCGCGCTGCGCTTCGTCGCGCGCATCGGCCCGTTCAGCCCGCAGGACCGCTGGGAGGAAAATCCCGGCATCAATCCGTTCACCCTGGCCGCGGCCATCGCCGCGCTGGTGGCCGGCGCCGCGCACGGTTTCCTCGACGCGCGCGATGCGCGCTACGCGCTGCAACTGGCCGACGACTGGAACACGCGCCTGGAATCGTGGGTCTACGTGCAGGACACCGGGCTGGACCGCGCACACGGCACGCGCGGCCACTACGTGCGTATCGCGCCGCCCGGGCAGGACGCGCAGCATAGCGAGGTGGCACTTAAGAATCGCGGCCGCGTGGTGGTCGCTGCGCGCGACCTGCTTGGCCTCGAATACGTGTACCTGGTGCGCCTGGGCCTGCGCGCCGCCAACGATCCGCGCATCGCCGACACCACGCGCCTGGTCGATGCGCTGCTGCGCGTGCAAACACCCACGGGCGCGTTTTACCGGCGCTACAACGAGGACGGTTACGGCGAGCATCACGATGGCCGCGCGTTCGACGGCAGCGGCGTCGGCCGCGCCTGGCCGTTGCTGGCCGGCGAGCGCGGCGTGCTCGCCGCGCAGGCCGGCGCGGATGCGCGCCCCTACCTCGATGCCATGCTCGCCTCGGCCAGCCTGGGCGGCATGCTGCCCGAGCAGGTCTGGGACAGCGACGCCATTCCCGCGCGCGGGCTGTTTCCAGGCCGCCCGACGGGCAGCGCCATGCCGCTGGTATGGGCGCACGGCGAGCTGATCAAGCTGGTCATGGCGATCCAGCACCACGCGCCCGTCGAACAGCTGGCCGCGGTGGTCGCGCGCTACGCACGCGCACGCGAACCCGAGCTGCAGCTGTGGCGGCCGCAGGCGCCGGCCACGCAATGTGCCGCCGCGCGACCGATCCTGATCGAAGGTGACGCGTCGTTCGTGCTGCACATCGGCCACGACGGCTGGCAGGACGTGCGCGATATCGCCAGCACGCCCAGCGGTCTTGGCATGCACGGCGCGCTGCTGGATTGCGCGGCGCTGGGCGGGCACGACTCGATCGAATTCACGCGTCGTTTCCTGGATGCGCGCGATTGGGAAGGTCGCGACTGGCAACTCGCGCTGGTGCGCTGA
- a CDS encoding glycosyltransferase family 4 protein has protein sequence MLHAPPLRVLMLGWEYPPRIAGGLGKASQGIARGLAQAGVQVLFVLPRYDRAVQAPGLRVAGIAAWLRHARAPGAAAMPPPARMQRLAVDARLRPYAALAPAPHTRMPAAADRVDADAALYGGDLASEVQRYARRVRALGMAVEADLIHAHDWMSFPAALALAAARGWPLCVHLHSTEYDRSGAGADARIVAIEREACTRAARVFAVSEYTRDVLIERYGIAADKIEVIYNAPDAPVPAPLARAPLAMAQRPPWVVFLGRLAFQKGPDHFLRAAAEVARHAPHARFLVCGDGGMRAQLQQLALDLGLREHVEFRGFLGAREVTRVLGQARLLVMPSVSEPFGLVALEALGAGTSVILSRQSGVREVLSPSLQADFWDHEKLADQMLAVLRWPELAQQLVDDGRAQLAGLSWARSARNIRRAYAEILAAQPGVRP, from the coding sequence ATGCTGCATGCCCCGCCGCTGCGGGTACTGATGCTCGGCTGGGAATACCCGCCGCGCATCGCCGGGGGTCTGGGCAAGGCCAGCCAGGGCATCGCGCGTGGTCTGGCGCAGGCCGGCGTGCAGGTGCTGTTCGTGCTGCCGCGCTACGACCGTGCCGTGCAGGCGCCGGGCTTGCGCGTGGCGGGTATCGCGGCATGGTTGCGGCACGCGCGCGCGCCAGGTGCAGCGGCCATGCCGCCACCGGCACGCATGCAGCGTCTGGCGGTGGATGCGCGCCTGCGGCCCTATGCGGCGCTGGCGCCGGCGCCGCACACGCGCATGCCCGCGGCGGCCGATCGCGTGGATGCCGACGCAGCGCTGTATGGCGGCGACCTCGCCAGCGAGGTGCAGCGCTATGCGCGGCGGGTGCGCGCGCTGGGCATGGCTGTCGAGGCGGACCTGATCCATGCCCACGACTGGATGAGTTTCCCCGCCGCGCTGGCGCTGGCCGCGGCGCGCGGCTGGCCGCTGTGCGTGCACCTGCATTCCACCGAATACGATCGCAGCGGCGCTGGCGCCGATGCGCGCATCGTGGCGATCGAGCGTGAAGCCTGCACGCGCGCCGCGCGCGTGTTCGCGGTCAGCGAGTACACGCGCGATGTGCTGATCGAGCGCTACGGCATCGCTGCCGACAAGATCGAGGTGATCTACAACGCGCCGGATGCGCCTGTGCCCGCGCCGCTCGCGCGGGCGCCGCTGGCCATGGCGCAGCGGCCGCCGTGGGTGGTGTTTCTGGGGCGCCTGGCGTTCCAGAAAGGCCCCGATCATTTCCTGCGCGCGGCTGCCGAAGTGGCGCGGCATGCGCCGCATGCGCGCTTCCTGGTGTGCGGTGATGGCGGCATGCGCGCGCAGTTGCAGCAACTGGCGCTGGATCTTGGTCTGCGCGAACACGTCGAATTTCGCGGCTTTCTGGGCGCCCGCGAAGTCACGCGCGTGCTGGGCCAGGCGCGCCTGCTGGTGATGCCCAGCGTGTCGGAGCCGTTCGGACTGGTGGCGCTGGAGGCGCTGGGCGCCGGCACCTCGGTGATCCTGTCGCGGCAATCGGGCGTGCGCGAGGTGCTCAGCCCCAGTCTGCAGGCTGATTTCTGGGATCACGAGAAGCTCGCCGACCAGATGCTGGCCGTGCTGCGCTGGCCCGAGCTGGCGCAGCAACTGGTCGATGATGGCCGCGCGCAGCTCGCGGGCCTGTCGTGGGCGCGCTCGGCGCGGAACATCCGCAGGGCCTACGCCGAGATCCTCGCGGCGCAGCCGGGCGTGCGGCCATGA
- a CDS encoding glycoside hydrolase family 57 protein gives MSLDICIYFQVHQPWRLRRYTYKDIGRAHDYFDDTANAAILRRVAEHCYLPMNALLLDAIRTHAPHFRVSFSITTTALQQMALWAPHVLLSFRELLATGAVELLGETSHHSLAALHDADEFAAQVRLHRASCARWLGACGGGFRNTELITCNAMLEQVAGMGFESVCIEGAERVLHGRAATRAYRFSTAPRLVALPRHYRLSDDIAFRFSDRHWNAWPLTAARYADWLQGEADAHVAAGGCLGLYMDYETFGEHQWAATGIFDFMHALPGELLRRGCFRFVTPAQAACAVPADAERLDVPQPLSWADQERDTSAWNGNAIQRVALARCYAMAGALQQAPGAVAATLREDWRRLQTSDHFYYMATKHRSDGDVHQYFSPYASPYDAHINYMNVMDDLAERCGQRR, from the coding sequence ATGAGCCTCGACATCTGCATCTACTTCCAGGTGCACCAGCCGTGGCGCCTGCGCCGCTATACCTACAAGGACATCGGCCGCGCGCACGATTACTTCGACGATACGGCCAATGCCGCCATCCTGCGCCGCGTGGCCGAGCACTGCTATCTGCCGATGAACGCGCTGCTGCTGGACGCGATCCGCACGCATGCGCCGCATTTCCGCGTGAGCTTTTCCATCACCACCACGGCACTGCAGCAGATGGCGTTGTGGGCGCCGCACGTGCTGCTGTCGTTTCGCGAGCTGCTGGCGACCGGCGCGGTCGAGCTGCTCGGCGAAACCTCGCATCACAGTCTGGCCGCGCTGCATGACGCCGATGAATTCGCCGCGCAGGTGCGCCTGCACCGGGCGAGCTGCGCGCGCTGGCTGGGCGCGTGCGGCGGCGGTTTTCGCAATACCGAGCTGATCACCTGCAACGCCATGCTCGAGCAGGTGGCGGGCATGGGTTTCGAGAGCGTCTGCATCGAAGGTGCCGAGCGCGTGCTGCACGGACGCGCCGCCACGCGCGCGTATCGATTTTCCACCGCGCCCAGGCTGGTGGCGTTGCCGCGCCACTACCGGCTCAGCGACGACATCGCGTTCCGGTTTTCCGACCGGCACTGGAACGCGTGGCCACTGACCGCCGCGCGTTATGCCGACTGGCTGCAGGGCGAGGCCGACGCGCACGTCGCGGCGGGCGGCTGCCTCGGTCTGTACATGGATTACGAAACCTTCGGTGAGCACCAGTGGGCCGCGACCGGCATTTTCGACTTCATGCATGCGCTGCCGGGTGAGCTGTTGCGGCGCGGCTGCTTTCGCTTCGTCACGCCAGCGCAGGCCGCGTGTGCCGTGCCGGCGGATGCCGAACGTCTGGATGTACCACAGCCGTTGTCCTGGGCCGACCAGGAGCGCGATACCTCCGCATGGAATGGCAATGCCATCCAGCGCGTGGCGCTGGCGCGCTGCTATGCCATGGCCGGCGCGCTGCAACAGGCGCCTGGCGCGGTTGCGGCGACGCTGCGGGAAGACTGGCGGCGCCTGCAAACCAGCGATCATTTCTACTACATGGCCACCAAGCATCGCAGCGATGGCGATGTGCACCAATACTTCAGCCCTTATGCATCACCCTACGACGCCCACATCAACTACATGAATGTCATGGATGACCTGGCGGAGCGTTGCGGCCAGCGCCGGTGA